One genomic segment of Natrialbaceae archaeon AArc-T1-2 includes these proteins:
- a CDS encoding serine/threonine-protein kinase RIO2, producing the protein MVRNVAGLLPELETEDFYLLSGIEQGMRFSEWVQREKLPTFSGLTPEEVEYRLERCLKRGLIEKKTIQYEGYTLAFEGYDALALHTLVERDTISEFGSSLGVGKESDVYEVRSYKPLALKYHREGYTNFREVHKERDYTADRDHVSWMYTARKAAEREYETLETLYPDVSVPRPIDQNRHAIVMEKMDGVELSRATFEDDQVLGVLELLLRELARAHESRYVHADMSEYNVFVSEDGVTIFDWPQAVPTDHENAAEFLRRDVTNLIGYFRRKYPQVVPEIDTATVANAIEAGSFESLEADAI; encoded by the coding sequence ATGGTGCGGAACGTCGCCGGCCTGTTGCCGGAACTCGAGACGGAAGACTTCTACTTGCTGTCGGGGATCGAACAGGGGATGCGCTTCTCCGAGTGGGTCCAACGCGAGAAACTCCCCACGTTTTCGGGACTGACTCCCGAGGAGGTCGAGTACCGCCTCGAGCGTTGTCTCAAACGCGGGCTGATCGAGAAAAAGACGATCCAGTACGAAGGCTACACCCTCGCGTTCGAAGGCTACGACGCGCTCGCGTTGCACACGCTCGTCGAACGCGATACGATCTCCGAGTTCGGATCCTCGCTCGGGGTCGGCAAGGAAAGCGACGTCTACGAGGTCCGGTCGTACAAACCGCTCGCGTTGAAGTACCATCGCGAGGGGTACACGAACTTTCGGGAGGTACACAAAGAACGGGACTACACGGCGGACAGAGATCACGTCTCCTGGATGTACACCGCCCGGAAGGCCGCCGAACGCGAGTACGAGACCCTCGAGACGCTGTATCCCGACGTGTCGGTACCACGGCCGATCGACCAGAACCGTCACGCGATCGTCATGGAGAAGATGGACGGCGTCGAACTCTCGCGAGCGACGTTCGAGGACGATCAGGTCCTCGGCGTCCTCGAGTTACTGCTTCGCGAACTCGCGCGAGCACACGAATCGAGGTACGTCCACGCGGACATGAGTGAGTACAACGTCTTCGTGAGCGAAGACGGCGTCACGATCTTCGACTGGCCCCAGGCCGTCCCGACCGACCACGAAAACGCCGCGGAGTTCCTTCGCCGTGACGTCACGAACCTGATCGGCTACTTCCGTCGAAAGTATCCCCAGGTGGTGCCCGAGATCGACACAGCGACTGTCGCGAACGCGATCGAAGCGGGCTCGTTCGAATCGCTCGAGGCGGATGCGATCTGA
- a CDS encoding universal stress protein, which yields MAIETILLAVGPMDTARADDLAETALELAEPLDATVVIGHAFTTEEYEDFRENLGFEARAEDVDPDEVAARRPPVGDLQSRLEEAGVDTAIRGKRGDVDEAVVELARDVDADRLILAGQRGSPAQRAVLGSVSKEIILSAPCSVTYFRDLDVME from the coding sequence ATGGCGATCGAGACAATTTTACTTGCAGTTGGGCCGATGGATACGGCGCGTGCGGACGACCTCGCCGAGACGGCCCTCGAACTCGCCGAGCCGCTCGATGCGACCGTGGTGATCGGACACGCGTTCACGACCGAGGAGTACGAGGACTTCCGTGAGAACCTCGGGTTCGAGGCCCGGGCCGAGGACGTCGATCCCGACGAGGTCGCCGCCCGTCGTCCGCCGGTCGGGGATCTACAATCGAGACTCGAGGAGGCAGGTGTCGACACCGCGATCCGGGGAAAACGCGGCGACGTCGACGAGGCCGTCGTCGAACTCGCGAGAGACGTCGACGCGGATCGGCTGATTCTCGCCGGCCAGCGGGGGTCGCCAGCACAGCGGGCTGTCCTCGGTTCGGTGTCCAAAGAGATCATCCTTTCTGCGCCGTGTTCGGTCACGTACTTCCGCGATCTGGACGTCATGGAGTGA